From Macadamia integrifolia cultivar HAES 741 unplaced genomic scaffold, SCU_Mint_v3 scaffold2217, whole genome shotgun sequence, one genomic window encodes:
- the LOC122066075 gene encoding L-type lectin-domain containing receptor kinase IX.1-like, which translates to MFSNRKKQESEANDDDEVVLDASMDDEFKKETGPRQFSYAELAHATNNFDEEGKLGEGGFGGVYRGFLRDLKKDVAVKRISKGSKQGIKEYVSEVKITSRLRHKNLVRLVGWCHQRKELLLVYEFIMPNGNLDSHLFGNRSAGPMTWELRYKIALDLGYALLYLHEEWKQCIIHRDVKSSNVILDSNFNAKLGDFGLARLVEHGKGSETTVLAGTLGYMAPECAITGKASKESDVYSFGVVALEIACRSKPMEMNYSDPDSDLCKVRLVEEWVWELYGRGKLLEAADPSQGVDFREQQIERLLVVGLWCAHPDYNLRPSISQAMQVLNFDPALPVLPPKMPLPTYFSSPSDMSTFAITSSSNGTTTHTQPYSRILPCQPCGVQGVDNKVALTCFLSLK; encoded by the coding sequence atgTTCTCCAACAGAAAGAAGCAAGAAAGTGAggcaaatgatgatgatgaagtgGTACTTGATGCATCCATGGATGATGAATTCAAAAAGGAAACCGGACCTAGGCAATTCTCATATGCTGAATTGGCTCATGCGACTAATAACTTTGATGAAGAAGGAAAGCTTGGAGAGGGAGGATTTGGAGGGGTTTACAGAGGCTTCTTGAGGGATCTCAAAAAGGATGTTGCTGTGAAAAGGATCTCTAAAGGGTCTAAACAAGGGATAAAGGAGTATGTGTCCGAGGTGAAGATCACTAGTCGATTGCGACATAAGAACCTTGTGAGACTTGTTGGTTGGTGCCACCAACGGAAAGAGCTACTTCTTGTCTATGAGTTCATCATGCCTAATGGGAATCTTGATTCTCATCTATTTGGAAATAGATCAGCTGGGCCCATGACATGGGAGTTGAGGTACAAGATAGCTCTTGACTTGGGCTATGCATTGCTCTATTTGCATGAAGAGTGGAAGCAATGCATCATCCACAGGGATGTTAAATCCAGCAATGTAATTCTAGATTCCAACTTCAATGCTAAACTTGGGGATTTTGGCTTGGCTAGGCTTGTGGAACATGGGAAAGGGTCTGAAACAACTGTGTTAGCTGGTACCTTGGGATACATGGCACCTGAATGTGCTATCACTGGGAAGGCTAGCAAAGAATCTGATGTCTATAGCTTTGGAGTGGTTGCTTTAGAAATTGCTTGTAGGAGTAAGCCTATGGAGATGAACTATAGTGATCCTGATTCTGATCTATGTAAGGTAAGATTGGTAGAAGAATGGGTTTGGGAGCTCTATGGAAGAGGAAAACTTCTTGAGGCAGCTGACCCAAGTCAAGGTGTGGATTTTAGAGAGCAACAGATAGAGCGGTTATTAGTTGTTGGGTTATGGTGCGCTCACCCTGACTACAACCTCCGACCTTCAATAAGTCAAGCCATGCAAGTTCTCAACTTCGATCCTGCATTGCCTGTTCTCCCACCTAAGATGCCTTTGCCTACGTATTTCTCCTCTCCATCGGATATGTCTACATTTGCGATTACGTCCTCATCCAATGGTACTACTACACATACTCAACCTTACAGCCGCATATTACCCTGTCAACCTTGTGGCGTACAAGGAGTTGATAATAAAGTTGCATTGACTTGCTTTCTTAGTCTTAAATAA